A region of Labeo rohita strain BAU-BD-2019 chromosome 2, IGBB_LRoh.1.0, whole genome shotgun sequence DNA encodes the following proteins:
- the LOC127173775 gene encoding peroxiredoxin-6, translated as MPGILLGDVFPNFEADSTFGRMKLHDFLGDCWGVLFSHPRDFTPVCTTELGRAAQLSPDFSRRNVKLIALSVDGLEEHHDWSKDIMAYNNAEPGSEFPFPIVADDRRELVEKLGMLDPEEKDRSGMPLSARCVFVIGPDKKLKLSILYPATTGRNFDEILRVIDSLQLTAHNRVATPVDWRTGDSVMVPPSISEQEAVTLFPAGVYTKHLPSGKKYLRYTPQPNTHQQ; from the exons ATGCCGGGGATACTGTTAGGAGACGTCTTTCCCAACTTCGAAGCCGATTCCACTTTTGGCAGAATGAAACTGCATGATTTTCTGGGAGATTG CTGGGGCGTCCTGTTCTCTCACCCTCGAGACTTCACTCCCGTCTGCACCACTGAACTCGGCAGAGCCGCTCAACTCAGTCCCGACTTCAGCAGGCGTAACGTGAAGCTGATCGCGCTCTCCGTCGACGGTCTGGAGGAGCATCACGACTGGAGCAAG GACATCATGGCTTACAATAACGCAGAGCCTGGGAGCGAGTTTCCTTTCCCCATCGTAGCGGACGATCGACGGGAGCTGGTGGAGAAACTGGGCATGCTGGACCCGGAGGAGAAGGACCGGAGCGGGATGCCGCTCAGCGCCAGATGT gTGTTTGTGATCGGTCCGGATAAGAAGCTGAAGCTCTCCATTCTCTATCCTGCAACAACAGGACGAAACTTTGACGAGATTCTCCGTGTCATTGACTCGTTACAGTTAACGGCGCACAACCGCGTGGCTACGCCTGTGGACTGGCGG ACTGGAGACAGTGTGATGGTGCCGCCCAGCATCTCTGAGCAGGAGGCCGTGACGCTCTTCCCTGCTGGAGTTTATACCAAACACCTGCCGTCCGGGAAGAAATACCTGCGCTACACACCACAACCCAACACACATCAGCAGTGA
- the fggy gene encoding FGGY carbohydrate kinase domain-containing protein, with translation MSSYYVGVDVGTASVRAALVTRDGHVKHTAEEPIDIWEPCADHYEQSSEDIWSKCCRTVKRVTQDVDVASVRGIGFDATCSLVALDQNFQPVAVNGTGVGERNVVMWMDHRAAEQASRITATKHRVLQGVGGVMSPEMQPPKLLWLKENLRETCWKEAAHFFDLPDFLSWKATGSLCRSLCTVVCKWTYSPSDGWDDTFWSAIGLEDLMENSYSRIGQQTCCPGTPVGRGLTAEAAADLGLIPGTAVGASLIDAHAGGLGVMGADVTGHQLPCEDRPVSSRMAVICGTSSCHMAVSTQPLFVPGVWGPYLSAMLPGLWLNEGGQSATGRLVEHVVKGHAAYRQLEEQAERSGKHVYSYLNAHLESMSADAAQLEQLTTHLHIWPDFHGNRSPLADQTSRGAVVGLTLSQTLDDLALLYLATLQAVALGTRHIIDAMRAAGHDITTLFLCGGLSKNALFVQTHANTTGLPVVLPAEREAVLLGAAVIGACASSDCSSIQEAMRRMTRIGCVVRPNPDLESFYRRKYAVFLRLYDHQKECVALMETEAV, from the exons ATGAGCAGTTATTATGTTGGTGTGGATGTGGGCACTGCTAGCGTGCGTGCGGCTCTGGTCACGCGGGACGGTCACGTGAAACACACGGCAGAGGAGCCCATTGACATATGGGAGCCGTGTGCTGATCATTACGAGCAGTCGTCAGAGGATATCTGGAGCAAATGCTGCAGGACTGTGAAG CGAGTGACTCAGGACGTTGATGTGGCGTCTGTTCGAGGGATCGGCTTTGACGCCACCTGCTCGTTGGTGGCTCTGGATCAGAACTTCCAGCCCGTGGCTGTCAATggcacag GTGTCGGGGAGAGGAACGTGGTGATGTGGATGGACCATCGGGCCGCTGAACAAGCCTCTCGGATCACAGCCACCAAACACAGAGTGCTTCAGGGAGTGGGCGGCGTGATGTCGCCCGAAATGCAGCCGCCCAAACTACTGTGGCTGAAAGAG AATCTGCGAGAAACCTGCTGGAAAGAAGCGGCAcatttctttgaccttcctgaCTTTCTGTCCTGGAAAGCGACGGGTTCTTTGTGCAG GTCTTTATGTACTGTAGTGTGTAAGTGGACGTATTCCCCGTCTGACGGGTGGGACGACACGTTCTGGAGCGCCATCGGTCTGGAGGACCTGATGGAGAACAGTTACTCCAGAATAG GGCAGCAGACGTGTTGTCCAGGGACTCCAGTAGGACGAGGTCTGACCGCAGAGGCGGCTGCAGATCTGGGTCTGATTCCGGGCACCGCTGTGGGCGCTTCGCTCATAGACGCTCACGCAGGAGGATTGG GGGTGATGGGAGCAGACGTGACGGGGCATCAGCTGCCCTGTGAGGATCGTCCGGTCTCGTCCCGTATGGCCGTCATATGCGGCACGTCCTCGTGTCACATGGCT GTCAGCACTCAGCCGCTGTTCGTCCCCGGGGTCTGGGGCCCGTATCTGTCCGCCATGCTGCCGGGACTGTGGCTCAACGAGGGAGGACAGAGCGCCACGGGACGCCTG GTGGAGCATGTGGTGAAGGGACACGCGGCGTACAGGCAGCTGGAGGAGCAGGCGGAgcgcag CGGGAAACACGTTTACTCGTACCTGAACGCTCATCTGGAGAGCATGAGCGCAGACGCAGCACAGCTGGAGCAGCTGACGACCCACCTGCACATCTGGCCTGATTTCCACGGCAACCGCTCTCCTCTGGCCGACCAGACGTCACGCGGCGCG GTTGTGGGTCTCACTCTGTCACAGACACTGGATGATCTGGCTCTGCTGTATCTCGCAACTCTTCAGGCCGTCGCt CTCGGCACCAGACACATCATAGACGCCATGAGAGCGGCAGGACATGACATCACAACCCTCTTCCTGTGTGGAGGTCTGAGCAAGAACGCTCTGTTTGTGCAGACGCACGCCAACACTACAG gtctGCCAGTGGTTCTGCCGGCGGAGCGAGAGGCTGTGCTGCTGGGAGCCGCTGTGATCGGAGCCTGTGCTTCATCAGACTGCAGCTCCATACAG GAAGCAATGAGGAGGATGACCAGAATCGGGTGTGTTGTCAGACCAAACCCTGATCTAGAGAG CTTCTACAGGAGGAAGTACGCCGTGTTTCTGCGTCTTTATGATCATCAGAAGGAGTGTGTCGCGCTGATGGAGACTGAAGCAGTTTGA
- the tada1 gene encoding transcriptional adapter 1, whose translation MAAHASELEIAKKNLTDAIGDNVKHYWANLKLWFKQKISKEEFDLEARRLLAQENVHVHNDFLLAILTRCQIIVSTSEGTSSLQWTGGSASKPGKPNRGKKKFPSVRQKFDHRFQPQNPLQAAQAFSPREAALEDDELRLSAQTLLLPTRGQMEARMMVTAFEMGLDNVSEDAVSTMFCALEVHLKDIITALVSRRKAYRLRDGHFQYAFGSDVTPRPYLKNSLPAYHSITECPPPSASLPAGPPPQVLPDDAEQQAALLLACSADSLPPPLPPISVFDLLEALQVQRRVMPSHSMYALNMERILSRLWHPSHEELEQDHIHRQHLASKEGLLVS comes from the exons ATGGCGGCTCACGCGAGTGAACTGGAGATCGCCAAGAAGAATTTAACCGATGCGATCGGAGACAATGTCAAACA TTACTGGGCGAATCTGAAACTCTGGTttaagcagaaaatcagcaaGGAGGAGTTTGACCTGGAGGCCCGGCGTCTGCTGGCCCAGGAGAACG TCCACGTTCACAATGACTTCCTGTTGGCCATTCTCACTCGCTGCCAGATCATCGTGTCCACATCAG AGGGCACCAGCTCGCTGCAGTGGACCGGCGGATCCGCATCCAAACCGGGCAAACCCAACCGAGGCAAAAAGAAGTTTCCCTCCGTTCGGCAGAAATTTGAT CATCGTTTCCAGCCGCAGAATCCTCTGCAGGCGGCGCAGGCGTTCAGTCCTCGTGAAGCGGCGCTGGAGGACGACGAGCTGAGACTGAGCGCTCAGACGCTGCTGCTGCCCACCAGAGGACAGATGGAGGCGCGCATGATGGTCACCGCCTTCGAGATGGGCCTGGACAACGTGAGCGAGGACGCCGTCAGCACCATGTTCTGCGCTTTAGAG GTTCATTTGAAGGACATCATCACCGCTCTGGTCTCACGGAGGAAAGCCTACCGTCTGCGTGACGGACACTTCCAGTACGCGTTCGGCAGTGACGTCACACCGCGGCCGTACCTGAAGAACAGTCTGCCGGCGTACCACAGCATCACTGAATG TCCTCCTCCGAGCGCATCACTTCCTGCCGGTCCTCCTCCTCAGGTGTTGCCGGATGACGCGGAGCAGCAAGCGGCGCTCCTGCTGGCGTGTTCGGCTGACAGTCTCCCGCCGCCGCTGCCGCCCATCAGTGTGTTCGACCTGCTGGAGGCGCTACAG GTTCAGCGGCGGGTGATGCCGTCTCACAGCATGTACGCCCTGAACATGGAGAGGATCCTGAGCCGCCTGTGGCACCCCAGTCACGAGGAGCTGGAGCAGGACCACATCCACCGCCAGCATCTGGCCAGCAAAGAGGGTCTGCTGGTCAGCTGA